In the Archocentrus centrarchus isolate MPI-CPG fArcCen1 chromosome 11, fArcCen1, whole genome shotgun sequence genome, GCCATCCTCTGGAGCAGAGCAAGTCTGTATGATTTTGGTAGAAACAAACTTGGATTGTCCTGCCCAGAGTTTCACAGAGGTAATCTTATGTTCTGCTTAGCTGAAAAAACTGTCAgattttattagaaaacatCGGCCTTGACCTTTCCTCGAAGCCAGCTTGCTTTCTTTCACATACACAAAGAATTTGAATGAGAAATCATGTGACCACATGCTTTATTAACCAGTCCTGCAGGCTGAGAACAGAACACACCCCTGAGggatcccaaaaaaaaaaaaaaaaaaatcctcaatcAAAATTTATCTGAAGATCAGGTTGTGcaagctcagagacacaaaaacaacaagacaCCCTCAATCATTCCCATCCTTTGGTCCATTCAAATCAcctaacaaaacaacaaacatttcCCATTAATTCTGGTGACAGAGTGAAATCTGAAAGGTTGATGGCAGAAGGTTACAGGTCATCTCATGACTTGTAATAGGAGTGCACGCTTGGACTTTTTCTGGTTAATGCTGGAGTGTCACACTGGTTTATTTTGCTTTCACTGCTAAATGCTTCCAAGTGTAACGGTGATAATGAATCTGCttagaaaaatatacaaaagaacCAGAGAGCTGCTGAGGTCAGTTTTCAGGCTCTCTCACAATTAAATGCTCAGGTGAAGCTCTGAGTGGCAtgcagaacaacaaaaaaaaaaaacaaacaaaaaaaagcctctCCAAGACTCGTACAAAATGTTCTCAGAAGAGTTTCTTTGTGCTGAAGGGTGCTGGACGCTGTAGCAGAAGCTCTACACAGtaggctgcagcagctcctgtagATGACACATGGTATCCTTCAGAGAGCGAGCCAGTCTTTCTGCGTTGGTCTCATCGCAGCAGTTGAAGGCAGTGATGCTAAAATGGATGTGGTCTGCCTGAGGGTTGTAACATACGGCGTAGCCGTCGGGAACGAGAGGCCCGAAACACATCACGCTGTCCGTGTTGTTCGCAGGCATCTGAAGGGACAAGACATGAGGGAGATCAATGCCAGAGCTGGGCTCATGTCGGTGCTCAAATCTGAGTCTCAAAGTTCACTCTTGATACTGAGAACACCAAGCTTCTAGGTATATCACATGATCGATGCAGGTGCCAGTGTTCAAACTCACATCCTGGTCACGCAGGACAatcaaaagacaaaaaccagCTGCTAACTGGGCCCTGAAGTATGTGGAAACTTCACAAAACCTTAACAGCCAGATATTTTAGTTTCCCCCAGCTTAACTCTAGACAGGGGTATTTTGTAAAAGatttcaataaaaaacaaaaaatcacatGAGTAAGAGCTGGGAATTCACTCAGCCTTTACATACAGTCAACAGACAGCCCAGCAATTCAAAATGGCTGACCTTAAAGTGGGCTAAAATTCTTTGAGTCCCAAAATAAAAACTCTCCTTTAAACAGGAGTATTCAGATTTACTGTAAAAGTGCTTTGACACAAACTGTGATTGGGAAATTACAGCAGGTCAGGAAAACCACAAGCAGTCAAGAGCTGAAGCCAAAGAGTACATACACCTGACGATCAACACTTGAAATGAGGAAGAGAAGCAGCTTGATTCAAGGAAAATTCCCAGCATGCAGAAAGTTACAGGAACATCACAGGAGAACATCTGACAGAAAATTCCCTCTCATATATCCACTCTTCcatgaaacaacaacaaagtccTGATTTCCTACTGAGCAACAGCATAAATCGTATCTAAAACAAATctctgaagacacacacacacacacatgcctacCTGTCCTGTCCGGAGCTTGAAGTGTGTTGCTAGTCCGTAAGCTGTGTCCATGAAGATTTTGGGAATGCTCTTGCCCTCCTCGATGGCCTGCAGCTTGAGCCCCAGCAGGTGGCGGTCAATACCGTGTCCATTAAGTGCCTGAACACAAGAGAAACAAAACTTGTGTCTAAGTGTTTAATCAGATAATCAACagctttttgaaaatgtttttttttttttagcatttaccGCTTCAGTCAGAGCCGAGTAGGCGTCAACAGCTTCTCTGAACAGCTCCAGCTTTGCCTGTCGCTGCAACcccaaaaatcaataaataaataaatcaaacaaacacGCTTTTGATTCCAAGCTACAAAACTCCTCAAAAACAGTGGAAGAATCTTCTCACAGGGTTTGTGTTTCTCACCGATATGGACGGATTATCAAAGGCAAGAATGAACTGGAGCCCCTGATTCGTGGGCGAACGGATGTACTCGGTCCTTCCACCTCTAAACATCCTCTGTGTGGCAATATCGCAGGCAGGACAGACCTCATTGTGAACTCTGCAGACAAAAGTAAAGCCGACTATCAGAGACAACACAGCTAATTACAGGCAGATGTGTTCATCACAAGTAAGTGGTGCACTTTAAAGGTGCACCAGAAAATAATTCTCTCTGGAACCGAGATATTAGAAGAAAACCTAACTTAATGATTCTCACTCTTGTAGATAATTAGTACAATttacacttcattaggtactcaacacttcattaggtactcAACTGCTCATTCACGCAAatctctaatcagccaatcacattgcAGCAATTCaatacatttaggcatgtagacaggGTCAAGATGACCcactgaagttcaaattgagcatcagaatgaggaagaaaggtgatttaagtaactGAACGTGGTTGTTGGTAGCAGACAGGCTGGTTTGAGTATTTCAAGAACTACCAATCTACTGGGATCTTCTCACACAGCCATCACTACGGTTTAAAGAGAATGGGTCACTTGTGGACTTGACcaagtttggggttttttttgtttttttcccaagcTGGTGGCCAAAATAAGACCTctgaattgtgttttttttttgcaaactcaAAATATTCTGAGAGGTCAGATGGAACAGCATTACAGTTCTTCTAACCAGCAGACCACGcctcaaaatattaaaattcatgAAGGAGGAAACAAATTTACAAGCATTCCAACTGTACGCCCATATACAGTCTTAACTAGAACTATCATTAACAGAACCCAAATGACTCTTCAAACATTTTGCATGTAAAAATCTTAATTTGAATGATAATTAAATAAAGTAACCAACCAAGCAATTACTCAAACGAACAACTACAAACTGGTTGATCCAGTCTAACACCTACCATACCAAAGAGGTACTTTCTAAAGGTagaacacaaacaacaacaacatttttttaacagaagtAGTCCCAACAGCAGGGTGATGTCGACGCTGACCTGTAGTAGGCGAGCTGTAAGGCGACCTGGATGAAGGAGTTTGGACTCATCTTGTGCTGCTTTGGAAGATTCTTGCCAAACCTCTTAAAGTTGAACACATTGACGTCGAGATCGTTGATCAGACTGCAAGAAATTCAGGACAGACATATGCTTTTGTGATAATGTTATGTTTAAAGTCGAGGTTCACTTAAGAACTTTAAAGACGCTTTGGGACACCGGTATATGGAGGTGGAATCATGACTTTTGTgtttaaagtaaaagttttaTTCCTCAGTCATATTTTGGTGTCTGAATGATTTAAGAGGGCTCTGAAATTATACAGAACCATAATAAAGGCTTGGCTTCTGACCAGGAGAGCAGTAAATTATGATGAATGACTTTAGGGGTTATCCACAGAGGAATTGTTTTCATCAAGGTTACATAAACAGAGAGAAGATAAATGTGTTTGCACTCCTGCCGCTTGCTTTCAGAGCAAGTTCCTTCTAGCTCTGTTAGAGttcaaagcaaaaaataaacatcCAGCTGACCGCGTGCAGAGCTCAGCATGCTGCACAGCTTGCAGTTAAACTCACTCCAACTTGTTTCatgtaagaagaaaaaaggaaaaaataaaactgcaggcTCACATGTCAAGGTTCTGCTTGGCGTGCTCTATGTCTCTCTTGATTTCTCTGTCTATATGAAAATAAAGCTTCTTGGGCATGGGCAGGGGAAGCAACGGTGCCCTCTTTGGATCAGGCTTCTCACTGcagacaagaaaaaataaaaaaaataaacaacaacagagCAGAAATCCTGTCATTTTCCATCTTGACTTAATTTTTCCTGACAAAAATCAGCACATCTGCAACTTCTGTGTGTAACCTCATCTCACCAGTACTCGATAACATGATCCAGCAGCGTCGCTACGGGCGGACCCTCAGCTGTGGCCTGCTCATACAGAAGACCCCACGAGCCGTCCTCGCCCACCACAAACTGTTTGAACACAGACACGAGTCAACACGCTGCAGGTGCTGCATCAGCTGCTCTAAACAAACCCTCTCCTGCCAGACATTCCCACCTGAAGCGTTTTATCAAACCAGCGGTTTCCGCTGTTGGAGAACGTCCCGCCGCCATGCAGGACCTGGGCTGCCTTGCGGCTCGCATACCTGTCAATTCAAGTAGTTGCACAAGTGACTTTTCAAGATTTCACACCCAAAAACCcatagtgtgtgtgtcacaatTTTTAATTGTAACAAGTACCAACAGTTCAAATTGAGGAAGTGACAATAGCGCAAAAAACAATGATGTCTGCACAGAGGATTACTCAATCGACTTAGCAAACACAGAAATacttgatttttgtgtgtgcgtgtgtgtgtgcgcgcgcatatACACATACTTCTCATCTGATATCCTCATGACTGGAGAATCTAGGCACAAGGAGAAAAGTCCCGTCTCTATCATCCGCACTGATTCCTGGTTTAGTTTATCTGAGACACACAGGAAAAGACCATCTGGTTTAAACTGATTGCCTTATGTCCCACATGAAATTACCATTTGTCTGCCACACAACAAATTTCCTAAATATCTGAAACCTGTTGTACTATTCACATTGTAACTTCatggttttgcttttttaaaccaaCTAGTCAACAAATCACATGAGAGGTTAGCACAACGTGATCCTTTGAGTTTTTCCCCTTTGATGCCACTTTGACCTCTCCAGTTTAACAGCCTTCAGAGCTCATTATTCTGCAAATTAATAGTGCCGGAAGACTGTTAGACCCATTGAAATttctattaattttaaaataaaatgtccaaTAAGCCAATTTCATTTTATGAAAAGGGCTAAAAATTAgaaaattaaacacaattaaaacaatGTTGTCACCTCTTGGTCACAAGCTTTTTTTGTtgtcgttgttgttgtttttcccccACACTGGGGCTGCCTAAAAGAGGCCCACGGGCAGTGAAGATAATGGAAAGactaagaagaagaaagcaaaattaCTGGGATTTTATTGGGGATGCTAATGCTCCAAATCTTGTGTGTGGAGAGAAGCAATGAGGCAATGATGACTTCAAAGTTACTTTGGCACTTGGGGATTAAACATCCTACTGTAAAAGCTAAGCCAGTGGATTACTCagagaaagaacaaaacagtCTGCaactacagtgaactcactgggTAGCTGTTATCAACAAGGCAAAGAAGCCATCAGGGGGAAGCaactgtttgtgaggggcagccaattagGAAAAAGCTGCCTTAAAAGGAGAAAAGCTAAAGAGGTTTCTTTCATGTAGTGAGGGGCAGGAATGGATGGcagatttacattttataaggtgttaaaaaaggaaaaaaattgtcaaATCATTCTACTTATTTTGGGAGGAGGTGTGACGTATCTCACGACCACAGGGCATCACCCCCCTCCTCCCGGTCCTACGCCAGCCCGTACTGTTCTTCAATGTTTCTCAGCTCCTGCACTGTCTGTACATGATCTGCCTCTGCTGTCCATCTCTTCCTCTCCTTTGGTTTAAAGTTTACAGTGCATACTGATGGAGTACAGCATCCAGAGTATTTCAAAGTCAATGGCcaagtgtgcaaagctgtactCTTTACAGCACTACCCCACTGGTTATCCAGCATTATACAGTATAAGCTGGAAAGCAAACAACTGTTTTATAACTTAATGGCTATATTCAAAAATCAAACTTATCCCCCCTGAGGGGCTGCAGTATATGAAAAATTAGGATAATTTTGAAccgtgaatcatgcaaagctactttgGCAGagtttaagaataaaaatatggagctgaaaaCAAGCACAATGAGTCCAACTTTAAGTGTCTGAGCGGTTCATTCATCACTGAATTTTTCAGATTTCCCAGCCAGGACTGATTCCTGCATTTCAGCTCATCCccatctctccatctctccaggacctgtacacctccaggacactggggcgtgcaggtcggatcacagccgaccactctcaccctgggcacagactttttgaccctctcccctcaggcaggaggctacggtccatacggaccagaacctcccgccataagaacagtttcttcccctctgctgttggactcatgaacaattaccctaagactgttaccaccaccctccacaaacgctgatgaccctatgtctatgcacctgtctgactgcactgatgtacatattagtggaatatagtctacatttttttatcttttaattagtctctgcactgtatattttgtaattttgtaatattgtgctatagttatagctctaatatctctgtatatttgcaatttgtatacttgtatattgtcttatagtttttatacttatttgttttttttctgtaagcacgaagtaccgcagcaatttcctaatgctgtgaacctgttcacccatatggcaataaaaaccttctgattctgattctgattctgatccaAGTATTGCATAAGAAAACACTTAAAACTGCTTTGGAACATGTAATCAATTCATCATTAAATGGGTTTTATGCCTAAACATGTGAAGTCTTCCAGTAAAGTACACAATAATCTCTCGCATTTCTTATGTGTTAAATTTCTAGACAGCGGAGTGCAGAAAAGATGAATTTCTCATTTTTTGCCTCCCAGATGGAGAAAACAATAAGATAGGAGCCTCATTATCTCAAATCCATAATGAGGCTACCTCATAAGAGGTAAAAATTCACGTAAAACACAAGAATCCTCTCTCACCTCCAAGCTTGTGGCTAGATCACTggcttatatatgtttttttcttctaattgaATATGATACTTTAGTGAAATTAAACTGAGCCATTAATGCATCAGTTTTGTTTGCCCTCTTGTAAGTAATGGGTTAAAACACCAAAACCACTGGTAATTTGTTCCATAGCAGTATAGTCGTAAGCATTGGCAGTCGCGTGTGGTCTACCTCTCAGCAGGCGGTTGTAGGCCTCTCCCCATGTGTGACGGTGCTCGCTAGTCAGGATGCCCATCGGCTCCTTGTCCGTCTTCCAGGACTGAGACCTGATCCTCAGCAGCTGCCCGTGGATCTGACTCTCCGTCATCCTCGAGCCATCGCTGTTGTAAACCTCCAGCTGGAAGAACtggcagcagaagaaaaatggTGTAAATGTAAAACTTGTCAGAAAGGTAAAGCTTCCTAGCAGGGCCGTCTTTCGATCAGGCCCCGTGCACAGTCCTGTGCTTTTCCACAATACAGACAGCCTACAGTCTGCTGTGCTCACATGAAACCTGTTAAGTGATTTAACCTCCTATCCTCCAATCCACAGAAACACCAACATATACTATCACGCACACCAAACAACAAGATGTCCCAATAAAATGTCTTGGCTGAGTTTAAAGGAGATGTGAGGTCGATTAATTGCTtaacagaaatttaaaaaaaaaaaaaaaaaaaaacattttcacatccTTGAAATCAGTcaggaacagctgaaaaaacCTGAGGCTCCATGGAAAGATAATTGTGAAATATactagccaaaaaaaaaaaaaaaaacattctgtactgtgaaatgtgtgtttttaagctttATTTTAAATCCGTTTGTCATTACATAACTTTAAATCTTAGAAAGTAGTCTTGGGTTCCTGTTGATTGGTCGTAGTCATTGGTGggttttcactcatttctttattattgTATATAAATGAACTCACTTGTACACCTCACAGTTAATTCAGTTTACTGCATTCTTCAGGCAGCAGTCTAAACACAGAATCAGCGCATCCACAACACTGTCATCACTGCCACTTCACTGCGACTGACTGAAGTTGACCGATGTCAAGCTACTCCTGTGTGTCCGAGCTGTTGCTCCAGCCTAGCATAACCATGAGAGTACTATCTCTGACCTGACAGTTCTTGGTTCATATCTGACTAGACAAAGGTCCTAAGATAAGGTGCTCCAGCCTGTAAATCACACCACCTTTCTGGATCAGGAGCATATCTGGACACTTCCTTGGCAAATATTTAGTCCCGATGTGTCTGCTATTGAACATTTCTGGGACATGCTGGGTCAACATGTTCATCAGAGGAAGCCACAACTATTGACAACTGCACAGCTACAGGCTGCACTCATCTAGGAATGGAGAGCAATTCCTCAACAATAGATCCAGACATTTGAATCTATGCACATATGGCTGACTGCATCATGTTCAGAGAAGGCCATCTCTCATATTAAACGTCTTGTGTATATATAGATTATTACCTTTGTCAATAAAATccatttaaaatacaaacttgCCTTTCTTTTGCCTACTATACACTAAGTCTCCTTAGTGTCATCATCGGTCCAGAGTGAAATCCAATGTTTTTACTTGTGTCTGATAAACACTGCAAATTAGACACAACTAAAAgccacataaacactgatgctAATAAACCTATTCTATGTTGTCTCACCTGCAGCTCTGCCAAATctgatgcatcttttttttttttaaactttatttttatttattttgatgcagaaaaataacagacaaaacaaataaacaagagGGCTAGGGCAGGCAACAAGCGATCAGATTGTTCATCATATTTTACAGGCACATTACTATTCTACATATACACTAGGTACAGGTTACAAATCAACCAGAAAAGCAAGATACTCCCAGTTCACAACAGATAACTATTCCAGGTCTTTGAGCGTATAACAACGCCATTTTTCCCCAAagtctctctcctttctccctCTGAAGACGTATTGAAAAAGTCAACATCTCCATGTTATGAATCAGGTTTACAATATTCATAAAGAGGTTCAGGGTGGGAGGGCTTAGATGGAGCCAACATTTAGTAATTGCCTTCTTGCTTGCAATCATAAATATCCTCAGCAAATATGTATCGCTTATACTAAGACCTTCAGAAACTTCTCCAAGGTACATAgtagtaaaagaaaaagctaaagTTATACCCAGAATTTCAGAGATTACTTTCTTAATGACATTCCAGAAAATCTTCAAATTCGGACAGACCTAAAAGACATGAAAGCAGTCCGCACAGACATCCCCACACTCCCTCCAGCACGCAGCTTGTGAGCCACCTCAAATCTGATGCATCTTAAATGAATCACAAATCTTACATCGATTACAGTCACTTTAGCTGCAGGTGGCCTTTTCAGTGAATCCGATACACTTGGCAACCTTTGGAATATTGACCCAGTTGCAATTCCTACAACAGATATGACCTGAATTCACAGCAGGAGGCTCCAGGGATGAAGAGTTAAAGTATATAATGAGAGTGAATGCTATTTCCGTTATCTTGCTCTGGTAGTAATATGGATACTTATTAATTTTGGACTGATTtttgcagagagagaaaaaaaaaaaaaaaacactctgaaaGCTGCACCTATTGAGACGTGCTGATCTCAGTAAGGAACCGCTGATTCCAAAACATAACTCCACTATGTTGACTATGTGCAGATAATTtataaactaaataaacatCTGATTTTAATAGTAGAGGAAACATCACCAGGCACCCACATATAGCCAACAGTGATCATTTAAAATGACTCAAACCAACTTGTTTTCATTCCTCTGCCTGACATCTCATGGAATAATGTGCTGGAAAGCTTCCTGTATGGTCATGTGACTTCTGTTTGTAAAGCTTGCTGTGTCAACAACTGACTTGGGCTTTAAGAAACACAAAAGACAGCTTCAGTTGTGACTGCACAAGACCTGACATGACCAGCAATacaagaaaagaataaaagagatGACCTAAATCTGTCCTCTGCCACCTGTCGGGCACGACTCACCTGGTAGTTCCTGACGACTGTGATGTGCGTTGGCGAGCGGCGTGAGCGGCCGTGGTGGGCAATGTAGTCGTGTTTGGGGCCGGGGATcctgcaggaggagaagaggagcgGGTAGAGCTCCTTGCACAGAGGCTTCCCTCGCATGTACTCGACTGGCAGCTGCCCACTGAGAGAGAAACGTCTTCATTATTACGCCCACAGATGCATGCACCAAAGACAATCTCAGGTGGATACATTTACAACACAATTTACCATCAAAATCCTGCTTTCATCTTATTAATAACCAGAAAAATCTTAGCCCACCTGTCtccataaatatttatataataaatttgaaaggtgtgcgtgtatgtgtgcttCTGGGGATGCGGGCAAAGCCAGGACTAATTATTAATTCCTAAGTCTCTTACACCCAAGACTAACCATCACTCCTAAGCACCAAACTGTCACCCTAACTCAACCAAAACCCAATTCTAACTTTCGCTGTTCACCCTGTTTTAACCTTTAAaacaaggctttaaaaaaaaaaaatggggaaaaaaagagcagtCCAAAAACTTCTTATCTTTACAAATTTGAATCACTGACAGTcacaaactctgttttatttatttatctgtctCTGCTTTCCTCAGTCACCCTCTCTTGTTTGGATGAGCGCTTTTCAAGAAAGCTACAACCCACAATCTGCCCCTTCTGCACAGCCGTGTTTTGGACAGTGAGCGTATACTTATAGCTGCCCTCTCTTCAAAACAGTCACTTAATGACTGCCTGCATGTGGCTGCCTCACAACTGACAGACTTCCTGAAAAATAAGAATCGGCCCCCCacatcagctgcagcagtccAGCTTCCACCTTTCCTCTATCTGGACTCACTCCCCCTAACACTGGCAATCAGGATAAGCTGTCGCATGAAGCTGGTTATCAAGTCGATACGTTAACTCGGTTTCTCCTGCGTGTTCAAATGAAAGGGGTGGTACTGGGGGCATCTGACCAGTCACACACACGTTGATAAGTGTACAGGCAGCAGTACAGATATGAGGAggttaaacacaaaatacagacTGAAAATAACAGCTGCCGCAGACAAGGgcagaataataaaatattaatgtcCAAACTGCTGAATGAATGCAAGTGCGCTTAAGACTGTCAGAGAGCTActgtattaataaagtttagcctATTTGAAAGAAATGCAGCCTAAGAAATTAAAGTTTAAAAGACAGTTTTAactgtttcagctgcagcctcagtggTGTTTGTAGGTTTAAACTAAGCTACATGTGAAATGTGAGTCCACAAGTAGCTTACAAATGGTGTATGATAATATACTAGTGCTCATAGAATAAAACTGTTTGCAGCTGGCAGGGGGCGGGGAAGAAAAGGTtgcataagattttttttaactaatgtTCACTGAGGAAACAGTGTCTTAAGAAAAGCCCCACTCCAGTGCAGGTTACGTTCACaacataccgtattttccggactatagagcgcaccatactataagccgcacctacaaattttttggaaaaaactggaaacgtacatatataagccgcaccgggctataagccgctggtatctccgccgctctcggttttccacaattactcggcactcagcagagggggacagacaaccccaaatttgagttataacaagtcaattcaccattgattcgttcacgccgagcttacgtgcagcggctctatttccctcctgtagtgccaggtcgatagccctcaacttaaaagcggcatcataggaagttctttttgtggtttccatgatgagggagtttgaaaaaaatctcttttgtgcctgctgctagcacttgttggcgctttcttctttgatttccaactttgacgtcccatgattcatatcctgctaaagagccccctggtggttaaagaaaaatccacagaaacgccgcaccgggctataagccgcatggttcaaaacgtgggaaaaaagtagcggcttatagtccgaaaaatacggtaagttaCCACGATGATGTACCCAGGTAAGAAATCAACTGCCCTCAGTACTTAAAACCCAGGATTAACCCTGAAATTACCCAGATAAGCCCAAAGGCCTGAACCACTGCTTCACAGTACAGGCCTCTGGTCTTGTTGATCCCAGCTTCTAAATAAGCTGCTTTCTGCAGGTTAAGATTTTTCCACTTCCACCTGATTCAAATCTTATCTCCCAGACAGACTTTAAACTGTTGCTGCTGAAGTCTACATCATGGATCAACACAAGGCCCACTAATCCAATTTTATTAGTCATCTTCACAGGATGCCCAATAAGATgtataataacaaaataaaaagcatatAATCAACACTTTGCGTATTATTTCCACAGATTGTGACACTTTCCATTTACAGGCATTTTCCCCTATAATGGTAAAATCTGCACATGTAACAAGGGTAGTGAATATACAATTAGAGTAATTAGAGAAATTTTAGGGATTTTTCTATAATATATGCTCTAATTCTTATATTTTCAGATCAGAAACGCACAGGAGCAGAAACTTTAAACATTCAATACCTCAGAGTTTGTGCAGTGAGACTAAAGCAGAGGCAGgctattaaaaaggaaaaataaaaaagatctCCACAAATAATTAAAGTTTTAGAAGAGAGCTCAAAGATACAGAACTACACTAAATATCCTGACATGGCGTTTATACTGAAACACTGTTTAAATGCTTCACTTGAGGGAAGCAGACACCAGCAGATGTTTCAGGACTGAGCTGCAGATACTGTTACAATATGTGCACGCAAATAAATTTAGACGCAGATAAACTTCAtgcagcagagaaacacaagGCGACGCCAGCCGGGTCAAAGGCTGCAGCACAAAAAtagaagcaaatgaaaacaacTGTAGCGCCACAGCTTAAACGTTGTCAGAGGAT is a window encoding:
- the cratb gene encoding carnitine O-acetyltransferase b, producing MLTARRVGGKVVLVLCSEIQTTLNLCVSSDEDSHLQPSWRSRRRSGLHFGQLTARTVQNLSRNKGPTTFCVTPATRSGFLTRRKMIFRKIHSGSCRAWLCRVSLRQEVCFFSSVPPQPVPPLAQTLQGYLRALEPLLPPEELSHTRRMVHDFGRPGGLGPQLQEGLEKRARLTKNWISDWWVQRAYLESRQPLPVHSNAAISLPRRDFNDWRSQLVFASRLIAAVLDFKAKINTGQLPVEYMRGKPLCKELYPLLFSSCRIPGPKHDYIAHHGRSRRSPTHITVVRNYQFFQLEVYNSDGSRMTESQIHGQLLRIRSQSWKTDKEPMGILTSEHRHTWGEAYNRLLRDKLNQESVRMIETGLFSLCLDSPVMRISDEKYASRKAAQVLHGGGTFSNSGNRWFDKTLQFVVGEDGSWGLLYEQATAEGPPVATLLDHVIEYCEKPDPKRAPLLPLPMPKKLYFHIDREIKRDIEHAKQNLDILINDLDVNVFNFKRFGKNLPKQHKMSPNSFIQVALQLAYYRVHNEVCPACDIATQRMFRGGRTEYIRSPTNQGLQFILAFDNPSISRQAKLELFREAVDAYSALTEAALNGHGIDRHLLGLKLQAIEEGKSIPKIFMDTAYGLATHFKLRTGQMPANNTDSVMCFGPLVPDGYAVCYNPQADHIHFSITAFNCCDETNAERLARSLKDTMCHLQELLQPTV